The following nucleotide sequence is from Lysobacter panacisoli.
GGTGTTCGCTGTAGCCGGGCGCCGCGTTGACGGTGAGGATCTCGTCCACGCTCAAGCCGCGCGCGAGTTTGCGATCGAAGATGCCGAGTTGGTAGTCGTGGCTGCGATAGCCGGAAATCGCTTCGAGCACCACACCGTCGCGCTGCGCCGCTTCGCGCAGGTGGTGCCACGCGCGTGCGGCGTCGACGTGCAGCCACAACGGGCGGCGATAGCGGTCGAATCCAGCGAACGCGAGCCAGTCCGGCTCCGCCACCAGTTCCAGTCCGGTGCGCTCGCCGTACGCGCCGTCGAGGCCGAGCGCGTGCAGGCGTTCCTCGAGTCGATCCAGTGGCAGTTCGCGCACGTGTTCGATGCCGGCGCGCAGGTGCGAGGGTGGCGCTTCGATCGCATCCAGCGCAGCCTCCAGGCCCGGCTCGCGACGCAGGTGCGGCACCAGCGCGAGCAGGCCCTCGGGCAGATCGACCGCGAGGTAGCGACCATCGCGCTTGCGGCGCAGCACGTGGCGTGCGCGTGCGAGCGCACGCGCGTCGAAATTGCTGCGCGCGTGCAACAGGCCGCCGGGCCAGAGTTCGATGTCCGGCGTGTTGATCAGGATCCGTGGCTGGCCGCGCATTCGCGCAGGTTACCGGGCCGGGAAGGGCGATGCCACGTCGCGACGCGCGAGCGTGCGTACGTGCGCGTTCAGGCGGGGCGCTTGAGCACCGCGCGCAAATGGTCGAACGGCGTCACCGGCATCACGCTGACCAGTTCCCAGCCATCGGCGCCGAGGCGGTCGAGTTCTTCCTGCAGGCGTTCGCTGACGGCGGGACCGAGCATGCGCGGCACGATCTCGATCACCTGGTAGGTCCAGTTCATGAAGATTCCTCATCGGAGGCAGGGGGATTCGGCAGGCGGCCGGCCTTGCGCAGCGCGTCGCGCAGCACGTATTCGATCTGGGCGTTGAGGCTGCGCAGTTCGTCGTCGGCCCAACGCTGCGCCGCGGCGAGCACCTCGGCGTTGATGCGCAGCGGATAGGCCTTCTTCTCGCTCACCCGCGACCCCGTCCGCGCGGTCCGGTGCGGTTGCGGCCGAGCGAGAACAGCAGCACCAGACCCAGCCCGTTGACCGCCACCACCATCGCCACGACCACCGCCAGCCGGCGCGTTTCGTTCTCGCCCGCCCAGAACATGCCCGCGGCGCCGGCGAGGATGGC
It contains:
- a CDS encoding M15 family metallopeptidase — protein: MRGQPRILINTPDIELWPGGLLHARSNFDARALARARHVLRRKRDGRYLAVDLPEGLLALVPHLRREPGLEAALDAIEAPPSHLRAGIEHVRELPLDRLEERLHALGLDGAYGERTGLELVAEPDWLAFAGFDRYRRPLWLHVDAARAWHHLREAAQRDGVVLEAISGYRSHDYQLGIFDRKLARGLSVDEILTVNAAPGYSEHHSGLALDIGAPDEPPAEESFEKTGAFAWLRDNAQGYGFVMSYPRDNPHGIVYEPWHWYFTG
- a CDS encoding DUF4177 domain-containing protein codes for the protein MNWTYQVIEIVPRMLGPAVSERLQEELDRLGADGWELVSVMPVTPFDHLRAVLKRPA
- a CDS encoding Arc family DNA binding domain-containing protein, which produces MSEKKAYPLRINAEVLAAAQRWADDELRSLNAQIEYVLRDALRKAGRLPNPPASDEESS